In one Aromatoleum aromaticum EbN1 genomic region, the following are encoded:
- the dksA gene encoding RNA polymerase-binding protein DksA translates to MNNSSPRKRPLSEAELLRMSADDYMNDAQLEFFRERLLALQAELRENSEETRTHLRETIATPDEADRATQEEEQVLEQRIRDRELKLLHKVEAALRRIEDGTYGYCEATGEPIGVGRLLARPTATLSLEEQERHERTERLFR, encoded by the coding sequence ATGAATAATTCATCACCCCGAAAACGCCCCCTGTCGGAGGCCGAACTGCTCCGTATGTCGGCCGACGACTACATGAACGATGCGCAGCTCGAGTTCTTCCGCGAGCGGCTGCTCGCGCTGCAGGCGGAACTGCGCGAGAACAGCGAGGAAACCCGCACCCATCTGCGCGAAACGATCGCCACTCCCGACGAGGCTGACCGCGCGACGCAGGAAGAAGAGCAGGTGCTGGAGCAACGCATCCGTGACCGCGAATTGAAGCTGCTGCACAAGGTCGAAGCTGCGCTGCGACGTATTGAGGACGGCACTTACGGTTATTGCGAAGCGACCGGCGAACCGATCGGCGTCGGCCGCCTGCTCGCGCGGCCGACCGCGACGCTGAGCCTCGAGGAGCAGGAGCGGCACGAACGGACCGAGCGGTTGTTCCGCTGA